From Jiangella mangrovi:
GACCTCCCGCTGTCCGAACGGGTCCGGCTGCCGGCCGACGCCGTCGACGCCGTCGCCGCCGTGCCGGGGGTGGCCGAGGCGGCCGGCGACGTCAGCGCGCCGGTGAGCGTGGTGACGGACGGCGCGGTGGCCGAGCTGCCCCGGCCGGTCACCGGGCACGGCTGGTCGGCGGCGGCGCTCACGCCGTTCACCGTCGCCGACGGCGGATCCGCGCCCGAGCGCGACGACGAGGTGGCGCTCGAGGACGACCTCGCGTCGACCCTGGGCTCCGGGATCGGCGACCGCGTCGAGCTGGCCGTCGGCGGGGTCGCGTCGTCGTACACGGTGACGGCCGTCGTGACCCGGCCCGCCGGCGCCGACGCGCGGGAGTCGGCCGTGTTCCTCACCGACGAACGGGCCGGCGACCTGGCCGGCGCGGACGGGCGGTGGGACGCCGTCGGCGTGGTCGCGGCCGACGGGGTGGCCGCGGACGACCTGGCCGCCCGGATCGCCGACGCCGTGCCCGGCGTGCGCACCCACACCGGCGACGCCCGCGGTCACGTGGAGTTCTTCGACATCGGGCGGGCCCGCAGCGAGCTGACGTTCCTGGCGCTGTCGCTGGCCGGCACCACGGTGCTGATCGCGATGTTCGTCGTGGCGAGCACGCTGGCGCTGTCGATCCAGCAGCGGCGGCGCGAGTTCGCGCTGCTGCGAGCGGTCGGCGCGAAGCGCGGGCAGGTCCGGCGGCTGGTCGGCGCCGAGGTCATGCTGCTGGCGAGCACGGCGGCGGTGCTCGGCGCGGTGCCCGGGTACCTGGTCGCGGTCCTGCTGGTCCGCGGGTTCGCCGGTTCCGGACTGCTGCCGGCCGACTTCCGGCTCGCGATGAGCCCGGTGCCGGGGCTCGCGGCCGTCGTGCTGTGCCTGGTGACGGCGCGGCTTGCGGGCTGGGTGGCCGCCCGGCGACCGGCACGGCTGAACCCCGTCGAGGCGCTGGGCGAGAGCGCGGTCGAGCAGCCGCGGCTGGGCACCGGGCGGGTCGTCGCCGGCGTGGTGCTGATCCTGCTGGGGCTGGCGGCGTCGGGCATCCCGATGCTGGTGCCCGGCACGGTGGCCGTGGCCGGTGCGGCGGGCGGGGCGCTCCTGCTGTCCATCGGCGTGGCGCTGCTGGGGCCGCGGGTGCTCGGCGCGGCGGCCGGGCTGCTGGCCGCTCCGGTGCGGCGGCTCTCGCCCGTGCACGGGTATCTGGCGACGGCGAACATGCGGGCCAACTCGCGCCGGCTGGCGGCGGCCGTGACGCCGATCGTGCTGGCGGTCGCGGTCGTCTCCGTCCAGCTGTTCAGCCAGAGCACGCTGGCGGCCGCGGCCGGCCGGCAGACCGTCGACGGCGTCGTGGCCGACCACGTCGTCACCGGGAGCGACGGCGGCGTCGGCGCGGCGGTCACGGACGAGCTGCGACGCGAGCTGGGCGGCGACGTCACGGTGACGCCGGTCGTGCACAGCCAGGTCGTCGTCCGGTACACCGAGCTGGGCGACCCGGCTCAGGAGACGTTCGCCGCGCAGGGGCTGGACGCCGCCGGACTCGACCGCACGCTCGACCTCGAGGTCCGCGACGGCGACCTCGGCGACCTGCGCGACGGCACCGTGGCGCTGAGCCGCAACGCCTCGGCCACGTTCGGCGCCTCCGTCGGCGAGACCGTCGAGATCGTGCTCGGCGACGGCACCACCATCGAGCCGGCGGTGGTCGCGGTCTACGGCCGTGGCCTCGGTTTCGGCGATCTCACGCTGCCGCACGACCAGCTGGCGGCGCACACGACGACCGGGCAGGACAGCTGGGTGCTGATCGGCGGCGGCGACACCGATGCCGTCGGCGACGCCGTCGCCCGGGTGGCCGCGGAGCACCCGGGCCTGGTCGCCGGCACCGGCGCCGGGCTGTCCGCGGCCGGCTCGGCCGAGCGGTCGGCGGAGTCGTCCACCAGCCTGGTCGCGATCCTCGCGCTGCTCGCGTACCTTGCGGTGTCGGTGGTGAACACGCTGGTCATGGCCACGTCGGAGCGGACCCGCGAGTTCGCCCTGCTACGTC
This genomic window contains:
- a CDS encoding ABC transporter permease yields the protein MRDIARKTIKGRKAGFVGAFLAVLLASTLVTALGVLVESGVRGGLPPQRYAGADVVVGGVQALPVVEDTDLPLSERVRLPADAVDAVAAVPGVAEAAGDVSAPVSVVTDGAVAELPRPVTGHGWSAAALTPFTVADGGSAPERDDEVALEDDLASTLGSGIGDRVELAVGGVASSYTVTAVVTRPAGADARESAVFLTDERAGDLAGADGRWDAVGVVAADGVAADDLAARIADAVPGVRTHTGDARGHVEFFDIGRARSELTFLALSLAGTTVLIAMFVVASTLALSIQQRRREFALLRAVGAKRGQVRRLVGAEVMLLASTAAVLGAVPGYLVAVLLVRGFAGSGLLPADFRLAMSPVPGLAAVVLCLVTARLAGWVAARRPARLNPVEALGESAVEQPRLGTGRVVAGVVLILLGLAASGIPMLVPGTVAVAGAAGGALLLSIGVALLGPRVLGAAAGLLAAPVRRLSPVHGYLATANMRANSRRLAAAVTPIVLAVAVVSVQLFSQSTLAAAAGRQTVDGVVADHVVTGSDGGVGAAVTDELRRELGGDVTVTPVVHSQVVVRYTELGDPAQETFAAQGLDAAGLDRTLDLEVRDGDLGDLRDGTVALSRNASATFGASVGETVEIVLGDGTTIEPAVVAVYGRGLGFGDLTLPHDQLAAHTTTGQDSWVLIGGGDTDAVGDAVARVAAEHPGLVAGTGAGLSAAGSAERSAESSTSLVAILALLAYLAVSVVNTLVMATSERTREFALLRLAGAGRRHVLAMMRVEAAVIVAVSVVVGLLVALPPLVGISVGLTESFLPSISPAGFLGIVLATASLGFLAVGVPARAALRLRPVDAIGLRE